In Streptomyces sp. NBC_00878, a single window of DNA contains:
- a CDS encoding MBL fold metallo-hydrolase, with protein MTYSGTVTVDGPADVHELRDLMISKVAVGPMNNNAYLLRCRATDEQLLIDAANDAGTLLTLIGDDGIASVVTTHQHGDHWQALAEVVAATGARTYAGRDDADGIPVPTDVPVQDGDTIRVGHVTLTARHLVGHTPGSIALVYDDPHGHPHVFTGDCLFPGGVGNTRKDAKAFASLIHDVETKIFDVLPDETWVYPGHGDDTTLGAERPHLPEWRARGW; from the coding sequence ATGACGTACAGCGGAACGGTGACGGTCGACGGCCCTGCCGATGTGCACGAGCTGCGGGACCTGATGATCTCCAAGGTCGCGGTCGGCCCAATGAACAACAACGCCTATCTGCTGCGCTGCCGGGCCACGGACGAGCAACTCCTGATCGACGCGGCCAACGACGCCGGGACGCTGCTCACCCTGATCGGCGACGACGGCATCGCGTCCGTGGTCACCACGCATCAGCACGGCGACCACTGGCAGGCGCTCGCGGAGGTCGTGGCGGCCACGGGCGCGCGCACGTACGCGGGACGGGACGACGCCGACGGCATCCCCGTACCGACGGACGTGCCCGTCCAGGACGGCGACACGATCCGGGTGGGGCACGTGACCCTGACCGCGCGCCATCTGGTGGGGCACACGCCCGGCTCGATCGCCCTGGTCTACGACGACCCGCACGGGCACCCGCATGTGTTCACGGGTGACTGTCTCTTCCCGGGTGGTGTGGGCAACACACGTAAGGACGCGAAGGCGTTCGCCAGTCTGATCCACGACGTCGAGACAAAGATCTTCGACGTGCTGCCGGACGAGACCTGGGTCTACCCGGGCCATGGCGACGACACGACACTGGGTGCGGAACGGCCGCACCTGCCGGAGTGGCGCGCGCGGGGTTGGTGA
- a CDS encoding maleylpyruvate isomerase family mycothiol-dependent enzyme codes for MNDHVRDLASVRDATERLLIAVAKRDNVSVTGPSRLPGWSRGHVLAHLARNADALVNVLEGRPMYVSGEARDADIERDAPRPLETHLTDLRESAARFQEAGAAPADWSRTVELRNGVTDSASGVPFRRWIEVELHHVDLGIGYDLEHLPEEFVEREISFLTGRFTGHPEVPHTRVTDGTRAWSTGRSSGDGGPGRAVGAGEGADVTVSGSAPALLGWLAGRRDGSALSIDGGLLPVLPPL; via the coding sequence ATGAACGATCATGTGCGCGACCTGGCGTCTGTACGTGACGCGACCGAGCGGCTGCTCATCGCAGTCGCCAAACGGGACAACGTTTCCGTGACCGGGCCGTCACGGCTGCCCGGCTGGAGCCGCGGCCACGTCCTGGCCCACCTCGCCCGCAACGCGGACGCCCTCGTGAACGTCCTCGAAGGTCGGCCGATGTACGTCTCCGGTGAAGCCCGGGACGCCGACATCGAGCGGGACGCCCCGCGCCCCCTGGAGACACACCTCACCGACCTCCGCGAGAGCGCGGCCCGCTTCCAGGAGGCGGGGGCAGCGCCCGCGGACTGGTCCCGCACGGTGGAACTGCGCAACGGAGTCACCGACTCGGCGTCCGGGGTGCCGTTCCGTCGGTGGATCGAGGTCGAGCTGCACCACGTGGATCTGGGGATCGGGTACGACCTGGAGCACCTCCCGGAGGAGTTCGTGGAGCGCGAGATCTCCTTTCTCACGGGCCGCTTCACCGGGCACCCGGAGGTGCCGCACACGCGCGTCACGGACGGCACACGCGCGTGGAGCACGGGACGCTCCTCCGGAGACGGCGGTCCGGGGCGAGCCGTGGGCGCCGGGGAAGGTGCGGACGTGACCGTGAGCGGTTCCGCGCCCGCCCTGCTCGGCTGGCTCGCGGGCCGCCGCGACGGGTCCGCGCTGAGCATCGACGGCGGCCTGCTTCCCGTACTCCCTCCGCTATAG